A single region of the Elizabethkingia sp. JS20170427COW genome encodes:
- a CDS encoding NifU family protein: MSEAKHIEIVTKVMEALEEIRPFLNKDGGDIELIDIKDNIVYVKLLGNCSSCHINTSTLKLGVENTIKQHVPEITEVINVE, encoded by the coding sequence ATGAGTGAAGCAAAACATATCGAAATCGTAACTAAAGTAATGGAAGCTTTAGAGGAAATCCGTCCATTTTTAAATAAAGATGGCGGAGATATCGAATTGATAGACATTAAAGACAATATCGTTTATGTAAAATTACTAGGAAATTGTTCTTCTTGTCATATCAATACTTCTACCCTAAAATTAGGAGTAGAAAATACCATAAAACAGCACGTTCCTGAAATTACAGAAGTTATCAATGTAGAATAA
- a CDS encoding DUF5690 family protein, whose product MYAFRKPFTIALFNDLDFFGIDYKIALVLFQVLGYAFSKFLGIKIISELENNKRKYYFLGLIIVVELALALVLFAITPRPYNAIFMLLNGLPLGMIWGIVFFLS is encoded by the coding sequence ATGTATGCATTCCGAAAACCATTTACAATAGCTCTTTTTAATGATTTAGATTTTTTTGGAATTGATTACAAAATTGCTCTAGTTTTATTTCAAGTTTTAGGTTATGCCTTTTCTAAATTTTTAGGAATTAAAATTATTTCAGAATTAGAAAATAATAAGCGTAAATATTATTTTTTAGGACTCATAATCGTTGTCGAACTCGCTTTAGCTTTAGTACTCTTCGCAATAACTCCTAGGCCTTACAATGCCATTTTCATGCTTCTTAATGGGTTACCTTTAGGTATGATTTGGGGAATTGTTTTTTTCCTATCTTGA
- a CDS encoding DUF5690 family protein, which yields MFFSYLEGRKTSEILGVILCVSFIISSGLVKSVGL from the coding sequence TTGTTTTTTTCCTATCTTGAAGGAAGAAAAACCTCTGAAATACTAGGAGTCATCTTATGTGTTAGCTTTATTATCTCCAGTGGTTTAGTAAAATCTGTAGGTTTATGA
- a CDS encoding DUF5690 family protein — protein sequence MDASNYWNYFPSFTSFFINLLEKIPSPSAKDISEKSERTSMTKEDHKKVLKRFVLPFAALITFYTLLTAFRDFRDNFARELWDNIGYSGDISVYSTSELIISLIVLFIFGSLFFIKNNIKALSCWHAMYDPSYLLLSTRKNTCFFWMIISGFGMYICYIPFNALFFDRFIAAFKIKGNAGFLKFT from the coding sequence TTGGATGCCAGCAACTACTGGAATTATTTTCCTTCCTTTACTTCTTTTTTTATTAACCTTCTCGAAAAAATCCCCTCGCCATCTGCCAAAGACATTTCTGAAAAATCAGAACGAACATCAATGACCAAAGAAGACCATAAAAAAGTACTTAAGCGGTTTGTGCTACCTTTTGCTGCTCTCATTACTTTTTATACTTTACTCACCGCTTTCCGCGACTTCCGAGATAACTTTGCAAGAGAACTTTGGGATAATATTGGTTACTCTGGTGATATAAGCGTTTACAGTACTTCCGAGCTTATCATTTCCCTTATCGTACTTTTTATATTTGGTTCTTTATTCTTTATCAAAAATAATATTAAGGCATTAAGCTGTTGGCATGCTATGTATGACCCTTCCTACTTACTTCTTTCAACAAGGAAAAATACCTGCTTTTTTTGGATGATTATTTCAGGTTTTGGGATGTACATTTGCTATATACCTTTTAATGCCTTATTTTTTGACCGTTTTATTGCCGCTTTTAAAATTAAAGGAAATGCAGGATTCTTAAAATTTACTTAG